The genomic stretch TTCTATAGCTTTCCCTAGTTACAGTCATACTCCATACATTTCTAAGCTCCAAATTTGTTCTTGCTGTTTTTCACACCGAGCCTCATCTAAAAACCCCTCACTTGTAACAGAAACATCCTGTCAAAGTTGAATTACCACTGCATCAGCATACTCTATCCAATTATGTAATATCTAATGTAGCTACCTATTAAGCTATTGCCTGTAAACATTTATATTTCAATATTCAAAATAATTGTGAAGATTTTCTGAAGTAACATCTTGATAAGATCTCCACCCTTTATTCACTTTTGAAACAAAAATTTTTACCAAGCAAGGCATTAGTGTAATATAGTAGCAATAGTTTTGTTATTAGTTATAGTaataacaaaacaataacatAACTCAAACAAAAACCATAAGCAGTGTTACTTTTTAAAATATATGCAACAAATTGAAATCAGAAATAAGAACAGAACATAAATATTGCAAAACCTTTGCTATAACTTGCACAAGTTCTTTAGAAGGTATAATCAATGTCTTTGCGGGAGGCTTGTTAACTGACTCTGCGGGAGACTTTTTTCCTCGAGAGCTACCATCTTTTGTCAAGCGAGCCATCTTCAATATAATTCCTGAATGTAACAAACAGGTGAATGTGATAAAGCTCATCTAAAATACATGATTAGAACTATCAGCTGACTAAAGTAATACTAAACGCCAGAAAAAATGCAAAATACTCAATGAAGACTAAGATATTAAAGATTGGatctttaataaataaaaaaggttGAAACCTGTAAAACATAAGCTCTTcaacaaaaatagaaaaagtgaAACCTACCAAAATCTTTTTCGTTTGCTGCATGAAATATTCCAGAATATATGGATCCATTTTTCACATGGACATCCACATGCTGACCAACAAAACAAGTAGTTATATATACTAAGAGATCATGCCAAGGACTCCCATGGCCACCAGTTTTGCTCCCTGTCATAGAATTTAGACTCTTTAACAATGGAAAATAAATCCTAACAAGAAACAACAGAAATTGTAAGCGAATTTCACCAGTAGATGTTAATCTGTTATTGGATTTGACTTCCCACTCTGTGACCTGTTCTCCAGCCTGGTCCCCACATCTCTTTCGCCTCTACGACGACCAAATCCATTGGCAGATGATCTGGAATGGACAGCCGGTTGCATATTCATCCTTCACAGAACCCTTTAACCTATGACAAAGAACTTGGCATCTGTTTAAGCCACTCTATTGCATTAACATACATTGAATGAATGATCACTGTTATAAAAACCATGTTCAGATTATGCTAATAAACCAAGGTGAAAGTAAACACTGCAATTCTTATCCAGAGATCATTTTTATTACAAAAAATCTATTGACTTGTGTTCCTTCAGCATATAACATAGtgcaaagaaaacacaaaaaGTGTTGACCAAAATTGGAATAGCAATAACAATTTTCAAGATATGCCACTgccaaaatatctcaaaataatgTCTTGATCCAGATAaccatatttaataatgttgaaaTTTTGAGAAGATTATAACATTAATCAAATCAAAGTCTCACCTTACCCACTAAAGCTCCTGCAGTCCCAATGAACCTACCCAAACAGAACGAATGAGGAATCAAGCCAAATGCACagtataatttcaaaaataagaAAGATCATATTATTCTAAGCATCTGTTTAAGTGCCCGTGAATTGAAGTTTTATCACTTGCATTATCGTCAAGGCTCTAATACTGATTGAATTCATCCTATAACTGTCAATGATATCAAATCAATGACAGAAATAAATTAGCCAATCACCAAGCCCATTTAAAACAAATACTACATTTTCGTTATTATTTGTCTTATAATGCAAAACCATGAAACTGCTTCTGAAAATTAGATTTTCCATCACAGGGCAAATAAGCATGCAAAGAAAgtgaaaactaacaaaaaaaaattgacaatatcttcatattattacataaggcaataaaatatatattttgtagctgtaaaaagagaccatttt from Humulus lupulus chromosome 5, drHumLupu1.1, whole genome shotgun sequence encodes the following:
- the LOC133780002 gene encoding polyadenylate-binding protein-interacting protein 4-like encodes the protein MTGSKTGGHGSPWHDLLVYITTCFVGQHVDVHVKNGSIYSGIFHAANEKDFGIILKMARLTKDGSSRGKKSPAESVNKPPAKTLIIPSKELVQVIAKDVSVTSEGFLDEARCEKQQEQIWSLEMYGFSDFAPRNSACEGGSYDCVYVPEKPVIISIYCQHS